A stretch of the Actinotalea sp. JY-7876 genome encodes the following:
- a CDS encoding NYN domain-containing protein, with amino-acid sequence MSTDIAYPENGRRLRCALFVDFDNVYIGLRRLDPAAAEAFASQPGHWLSALETGSDADGDFTRRFLVRACYLNPSVFSQFRPNFTRAGFQVVDCPSLTQQGKSSADISLVLDAVDALAASTHYDEFVLMSADADFTPLALRWRAADRKVTIITASPAAAAYRAVADTVVTADGLAEIVRFPEPSLADEVALVGVGDLALAAEPARAGASRGRGGRGRGGRSGAKAAAGQASDGQGTADAVDDDALNGGPLEVDGPLEAADAASTTASSTGRSGRGRSAAARAAVAAALGSATDGDQAEAAEADDASAAGAEQTAAAGGTRARRGGGGRRKAGTAATGAADVAGDDAAPDAASGSAKRDEAGPEAAVGDPDVAGATPEEAPATTARRRGSRRATAPAGGARAAGTPTADADADSGADAGADAGAGPEIDIDEFDDAAEAPQAQRQQRRQQSPTQSQAQSPARRAVLRQVRGADRPLRGGLVAQAAHKADPTLRSSGWDGTGGFFGWIAEAVPEVAASPEPAPGFVWDPRRFSESDLPGGAPNLPPLQRQVVDVTDVPNLPADRYRVLIATLAEDVAEHPFDRPETARRVHDACQAAGEPIGRASVNAVIAGVLYAGLDLAAAPTAREVAETWAEYVIGLCRGARMELDASDAAAIRTWLGGGLAGPAAA; translated from the coding sequence GTGAGCACCGACATCGCGTACCCCGAGAACGGTCGACGACTGCGCTGCGCGCTGTTCGTCGACTTCGACAACGTCTACATCGGACTGCGGCGCCTGGACCCCGCGGCCGCCGAGGCCTTCGCGAGCCAGCCGGGTCACTGGCTGTCCGCGCTCGAGACCGGCAGCGACGCCGACGGCGACTTCACGCGGCGCTTCCTGGTCCGGGCCTGCTACCTCAATCCGTCCGTGTTCTCGCAGTTCCGGCCGAACTTCACGCGCGCCGGCTTCCAGGTGGTCGACTGCCCGTCGCTGACCCAGCAGGGCAAGAGCAGCGCCGACATCAGCCTCGTGCTCGACGCCGTCGACGCGCTCGCGGCGTCCACGCACTACGACGAGTTCGTCCTGATGTCGGCGGACGCCGACTTCACGCCGCTCGCCCTGCGGTGGCGTGCGGCGGACCGCAAGGTCACCATCATCACCGCCTCGCCCGCCGCCGCGGCGTACCGCGCGGTCGCCGACACCGTCGTCACCGCGGACGGGCTCGCGGAGATCGTGCGCTTCCCGGAGCCGTCCCTCGCGGACGAGGTCGCACTCGTGGGTGTCGGCGACCTCGCGCTCGCGGCCGAGCCGGCGCGCGCCGGCGCGTCCCGCGGCCGCGGGGGCCGGGGGCGTGGCGGGCGTTCCGGCGCCAAGGCCGCCGCGGGTCAGGCGTCCGACGGCCAGGGGACCGCCGACGCCGTGGACGACGACGCGCTGAACGGTGGGCCCCTGGAGGTCGACGGGCCGCTCGAGGCGGCCGACGCGGCCTCGACGACTGCGTCCTCCACCGGCCGTTCCGGCCGCGGCCGCTCTGCCGCCGCCCGGGCGGCCGTCGCGGCCGCCCTCGGTTCGGCCACCGACGGCGACCAGGCCGAGGCTGCCGAGGCCGACGACGCCTCGGCAGCCGGTGCCGAGCAGACCGCCGCTGCGGGCGGCACGCGGGCCCGCCGGGGTGGTGGCGGCCGACGCAAGGCCGGCACCGCGGCGACCGGTGCCGCCGACGTGGCGGGCGACGACGCCGCCCCGGACGCGGCCTCGGGTTCTGCGAAGCGCGACGAGGCCGGGCCGGAGGCCGCCGTGGGCGACCCCGACGTCGCCGGGGCGACGCCCGAGGAGGCGCCCGCCACGACGGCCCGCCGCCGTGGTTCGCGCCGCGCCACCGCTCCGGCGGGCGGCGCGCGAGCCGCCGGGACGCCCACCGCCGACGCCGACGCCGACTCGGGCGCTGACGCGGGCGCTGACGCCGGCGCCGGCCCCGAGATCGACATCGACGAGTTCGACGACGCCGCCGAGGCACCGCAGGCGCAGCGACAGCAGCGCCGTCAGCAGTCACCGACGCAGTCGCAGGCGCAGTCACCGGCCCGGCGCGCGGTGCTGCGCCAGGTGCGGGGTGCGGACCGCCCGCTGCGAGGTGGGCTCGTGGCCCAGGCGGCCCACAAGGCCGACCCGACCCTGCGCAGCAGCGGCTGGGACGGCACGGGCGGCTTCTTCGGGTGGATCGCGGAGGCGGTGCCCGAAGTGGCGGCGTCACCGGAGCCCGCCCCGGGCTTCGTCTGGGACCCGCGCCGGTTCAGCGAGTCCGACCTGCCCGGAGGCGCCCCCAACCTGCCGCCGCTGCAGCGCCAGGTCGTGGACGTGACCGACGTGCCGAACCTGCCGGCCGACCGGTACCGCGTCCTCATCGCGACCCTCGCCGAGGACGTCGCCGAGCATCCCTTCGACCGCCCGGAGACGGCACGGCGCGTGCACGACGCGTGCCAGGCGGCGGGGGAGCCGATTGGTCGTGCGTCCGTCAACGCCGTGATCGCCGGCGTGCTCTACGCGGGCCTCGACCTCGCGGCGGCGCCGACCGCCCGCGAGGTGGCGGAGACCTGGGCGGAGTACGTCATCGGCCTGTGCCGCGGCGCGCGGATGGAGCTCGACGCGTCGGACGCCGCGGCGATCCGCACCTGGCTCGGCGGCGGCCTGGCGGGTCCTGCGGCCGCCTGA
- a CDS encoding HNH endonuclease signature motif containing protein, with translation MVQAASEAAGVAGLDALLARLRADAAALAAMALGSLEGPRAAAVRRDLRVVGDQIHLAASVLLAAVEADGRWALGGADRTVAGHVARREGIAYGDAARQAQLGRAMGELPVVREAVASGEITRGHAEALSRLVSSPARRAALASDLPDRNEAFFVDQARRLGVDEFRRLTSRMAAKLDDQAAEREHRQAVARQRLTLTPRGDGLALSGFLTHENGQLLATAVRSIAGVPTKDDQRPVEQRQAEALVDLARLVLDRGLTGAGAQVRPHLSVHVSWETYQRLATDAAARDAAEAAARGTGGTDGAGGRDGAGARDSAGGTAHQVRRTGLETDLVDPAEFESGEPVPASVLQRIACDSQVTRIVFGPDSQILNVGQDERTYTKQLRRAVIARDRHCQYPGCTAPPTLGEIHHIRWWSHGGDTSTDNGILLCWHHHDHIHTHDLRITRVPHGFEFRHPDGRPAAQPEHASGAPPATGTRPPPGGETVLLDLGAA, from the coding sequence ATGGTCCAGGCGGCGAGCGAGGCGGCGGGGGTTGCGGGCCTCGACGCGCTGCTCGCCCGGCTGCGCGCGGACGCCGCGGCGTTGGCTGCGATGGCGCTGGGTTCGCTGGAGGGGCCGCGGGCGGCCGCGGTGCGTAGGGACCTGCGGGTGGTCGGAGACCAGATCCACCTGGCTGCCTCGGTCCTGCTCGCAGCGGTGGAGGCGGACGGGCGCTGGGCGCTAGGTGGGGCGGACCGCACGGTGGCGGGGCACGTCGCGCGCCGTGAGGGCATCGCCTACGGGGACGCGGCCCGCCAGGCCCAGCTCGGCCGGGCGATGGGCGAACTCCCCGTCGTGCGGGAGGCGGTGGCGTCCGGGGAGATCACCCGGGGTCACGCCGAGGCGCTGAGCCGCCTGGTGTCCTCCCCCGCGAGGCGCGCCGCCCTCGCGAGCGACCTACCGGACCGCAACGAGGCGTTCTTCGTCGACCAAGCGCGCCGCCTGGGTGTCGACGAGTTCCGGCGCCTGACCAGTCGCATGGCCGCGAAGCTCGACGACCAAGCCGCCGAGCGTGAGCACCGCCAGGCCGTCGCGCGACAGCGCCTGACCCTGACCCCGCGCGGGGACGGGTTGGCGCTGAGCGGGTTCCTCACCCACGAGAACGGTCAGCTCCTGGCCACCGCCGTCCGATCCATCGCCGGCGTGCCGACCAAGGACGACCAGCGGCCCGTCGAGCAGCGCCAGGCCGAAGCCCTGGTCGACCTCGCCCGCCTGGTCCTGGACAGAGGCCTCACAGGTGCCGGGGCCCAGGTCCGCCCGCACCTGAGCGTGCACGTCTCCTGGGAGACCTACCAGCGCCTGGCCACCGACGCCGCGGCCCGCGACGCCGCCGAGGCGGCCGCTCGTGGCACCGGCGGCACGGATGGCGCGGGTGGCAGGGACGGCGCGGGCGCCAGGGATAGCGCGGGTGGCACGGCGCACCAGGTGCGGCGCACGGGTCTCGAGACCGATCTGGTCGATCCCGCCGAGTTCGAATCCGGCGAACCCGTCCCTGCCTCGGTCCTGCAGCGCATCGCGTGCGACTCCCAGGTCACCCGCATCGTGTTCGGACCCGACAGCCAGATCCTCAACGTCGGCCAGGACGAGCGCACCTACACCAAACAGCTGCGCCGCGCGGTCATCGCCCGCGACCGCCACTGCCAGTACCCCGGATGCACCGCACCGCCCACGCTGGGCGAGATCCACCACATCCGGTGGTGGTCACACGGCGGCGACACCTCCACCGACAACGGCATCCTTCTCTGCTGGCACCACCACGACCACATCCACACCCACGACCTACGCATCACCCGAGTCCCCCACGGGTTCGAGTTCCGACACCCCGACGGCAGACCCGCCGCCCAGCCCGAGCACGCCTCCGGGGCACCACCGGCCACCGGCACACGTCCGCCACCAGGCGGCGAGACCGTGCTCCTCGACCTGGGCGCGGCGTGA
- a CDS encoding SMP-30/gluconolactonase/LRE family protein, with the protein MSRLEQVTDAVAYHGEGPVWSESWGGLRFVDMLAGDLLTLRAGGDVDRLHVGDVAAFVRPRRGGGYVVGLERGLGLADGPDAAAHPLPEMWSDTGLRMNEGGCDPAGNLYAGSMRYDRAQGGASLQRIAPDGTVTTVLPHVTISNGIAFSPDGTLAYYNDTDTGRTDVFDVVGGELRDRRPFRSGDDGRPDGLTVDAAGNVWVALNGVGRVRCYAPTGEILQEIQLPVRLVTACTLGGPDLRDLYVTTSRENLEDPEPEAGALFRLRVDVPGLPVLPYGG; encoded by the coding sequence ATGAGTCGACTCGAGCAGGTCACCGATGCCGTCGCGTACCACGGCGAGGGCCCCGTCTGGTCCGAGAGCTGGGGCGGCCTCCGCTTCGTGGACATGCTCGCGGGAGACCTCCTCACCCTGCGCGCCGGCGGCGACGTCGACCGGCTGCACGTCGGCGATGTCGCGGCGTTCGTGCGCCCGCGCCGCGGGGGCGGGTACGTCGTCGGCCTGGAGCGCGGCCTGGGACTCGCCGACGGCCCGGACGCCGCCGCCCACCCCCTGCCCGAGATGTGGTCCGACACCGGCCTGCGGATGAACGAGGGCGGCTGCGACCCGGCCGGCAACCTGTACGCCGGCTCCATGCGCTACGACCGCGCGCAGGGCGGCGCGAGCCTGCAGCGCATCGCGCCCGACGGGACCGTCACGACGGTCCTGCCGCACGTCACGATCTCCAACGGCATCGCCTTCAGCCCCGACGGGACCCTCGCCTACTACAACGACACCGACACCGGCCGGACCGACGTGTTCGACGTCGTCGGTGGCGAGCTGCGGGACCGCCGCCCCTTCCGCTCGGGCGACGACGGGCGCCCGGACGGCCTGACCGTCGACGCGGCCGGCAACGTGTGGGTCGCGCTCAACGGCGTCGGTCGCGTGCGCTGCTACGCCCCGACCGGCGAGATCCTGCAGGAGATCCAGCTCCCGGTGCGCCTCGTGACGGCGTGCACGCTCGGCGGACCGGACCTGCGCGACCTCTACGTCACCACGTCCCGCGAGAACCTCGAGGACCCCGAGCCGGAGGCCGGCGCCCTCTTCCGGCTGCGCGTCGACGTGCCGGGCCTGCCGGTCCTGCCCTACGGCGGCTGA
- a CDS encoding trimeric intracellular cation channel family protein, whose product MDVSPVADLVPSLARVLDLVGVFLNAVLGGTIARQRRFDIVGFAILAIVSALGGGMLRDTLLQAGPPVALTDPVYLTTALAGAVVAFFVKLGGRWWTRTYLVGDAIVLGCWAATGAAKALDVGLGAVPAVLLGVTTAVGGGMIRDIVVGRVPAIFGGNTLYATSAVFACLAMLGLNHVGQHDLGLLAAIVVGSGLSIVARWRSWTLPDADTVRLSAWRPPRRRRVGGADPARQQVPPEAAPGEAARPPDDDEQPVGGAEPTQPP is encoded by the coding sequence ATGGACGTCAGCCCGGTCGCCGACCTGGTGCCCAGCCTCGCCCGCGTGCTCGACCTCGTCGGGGTGTTCCTCAACGCCGTCCTCGGCGGGACCATCGCCCGCCAGCGCCGGTTCGACATCGTCGGCTTCGCGATCCTCGCGATCGTGTCCGCGCTGGGCGGCGGCATGCTGCGCGACACGCTCCTGCAGGCCGGTCCCCCGGTCGCGCTGACGGACCCGGTCTACCTGACCACCGCGCTCGCGGGCGCCGTCGTCGCCTTCTTCGTCAAGCTCGGGGGCCGGTGGTGGACGCGCACGTACCTGGTGGGCGACGCCATCGTGCTCGGGTGCTGGGCCGCGACGGGCGCGGCGAAGGCGCTCGACGTCGGGCTGGGTGCCGTACCCGCCGTGCTGCTCGGCGTGACGACGGCGGTCGGCGGCGGGATGATCCGCGACATCGTCGTCGGCCGCGTCCCCGCCATCTTCGGCGGCAACACGCTCTACGCGACGTCGGCGGTCTTCGCGTGCCTCGCGATGCTCGGGCTGAACCACGTCGGGCAGCACGACCTCGGCCTGCTCGCGGCGATCGTCGTCGGCTCGGGGCTCAGCATCGTCGCGCGCTGGCGCAGCTGGACGCTGCCCGACGCCGACACCGTCCGCCTGAGCGCGTGGCGGCCGCCGCGCCGGCGGCGGGTCGGCGGCGCGGATCCCGCGCGCCAGCAGGTCCCGCCCGAGGCCGCGCCGGGCGAGGCCGCCCGCCCCCCGGACGACGACGAGCAGCCGGTGGGCGGGGCTGAGCCCACTCAGCCGCCGTAG
- a CDS encoding lactate dehydrogenase, with protein MDVAVIGATGDVGRQICTQLVERRVLPTTSRLQLVGRAGGASERAVHGLRQDLVDAYDEHAPLLDVALRPQDVVADVVVVAAGRTSPARAGASPDRAVLAAENHAVFAEVADALARHGSGHEVVVVVSNPVELGVAVMSRALGAHRVIGMGAWLDTLRFRREVAVSLGVRRHRVSGFVAGQHGEDLVPLWSTVRVSGFDAAERRTLVERLRRGRRLDTFAAEIEQAKVALLGEQATDPGAAFALIETWPPDLRVVARPWLTHQSGAKTATATASATIDLVDTVLDGRDIVVAGQVRLDGEVTLAGQPLRGVVGVPVVLGPDGWSTVLLAEPAPDEAARLAASVERIDAMLAPWGLDAASYAGSRP; from the coding sequence GTGGACGTAGCCGTGATCGGCGCGACGGGTGACGTCGGCCGGCAGATCTGCACGCAGCTGGTCGAGCGCCGGGTGCTGCCCACGACATCACGGCTCCAGCTCGTCGGCCGCGCGGGCGGCGCGTCGGAGCGCGCGGTGCACGGCCTGCGGCAGGACCTCGTCGACGCCTACGACGAGCACGCACCGCTGCTCGACGTCGCGCTGCGGCCGCAGGACGTGGTGGCGGACGTCGTCGTGGTCGCGGCGGGGCGGACGTCGCCCGCGCGCGCGGGGGCGTCCCCGGACCGGGCGGTCCTCGCGGCCGAGAACCACGCCGTCTTCGCCGAGGTCGCCGACGCGCTCGCGCGCCACGGGTCCGGCCACGAGGTCGTCGTGGTCGTGTCCAACCCGGTCGAGCTCGGCGTCGCCGTGATGTCCCGCGCGCTCGGTGCGCACCGCGTCATCGGCATGGGCGCGTGGCTCGACACGCTGCGGTTCCGGCGCGAGGTCGCCGTCTCGCTCGGGGTGCGTCGGCACCGGGTGAGCGGCTTCGTCGCCGGTCAGCACGGCGAGGACCTCGTGCCGCTGTGGTCCACCGTGCGCGTGAGCGGTTTCGACGCGGCCGAGCGACGCACGCTGGTCGAGCGGCTGCGGCGCGGCCGGCGGCTCGACACGTTCGCCGCCGAGATCGAGCAGGCCAAGGTCGCGCTGCTCGGTGAGCAGGCGACCGACCCGGGCGCCGCCTTCGCGCTGATCGAGACCTGGCCGCCGGACCTGAGAGTCGTCGCGCGGCCGTGGCTGACCCACCAGAGCGGCGCCAAGACCGCCACCGCCACCGCGAGCGCGACGATCGACCTCGTCGACACCGTGCTCGACGGCCGGGACATCGTCGTCGCGGGCCAGGTCCGGCTCGACGGCGAGGTCACGCTGGCGGGGCAGCCGCTGCGCGGCGTCGTCGGGGTACCGGTCGTCCTCGGACCCGACGGGTGGAGCACGGTGCTGCTCGCCGAACCCGCGCCCGACGAGGCCGCGCGGCTCGCGGCGTCCGTCGAGCGCATCGACGCGATGCTCGCGCCGTGGGGCCTCGACGCCGCGTCCTACGCCGGGAGCCGCCCGTGA
- a CDS encoding CorA family divalent cation transporter, translating into MTLPSVRPSEPGGGAPVPARVWVDGTDGWRPWRDGGASDLRDGVHGLHGPAWVVAEDAPGLLAACGLLGVHPRTVAVVGRHVQAGGHRRVRVERGAGDDVVLTLPTVSFVAQDRDVRTGWVTGLLSGGTVVMLEEGDAGAVAAAATGLVADGSRAHHAVHAVLAGVLRAVVAAAFDVEDDVADAVTETEKLVFSSDPGDGVAEDVYALKREIAEARRALMPLTGALPELVEELSSTGEESRETAWLARAQAAVDRLDGRLDQHDGLLSDMLSVHLARVSVQQNEDMRRISAWAAIIAVPTFVAGLYGMNFEFIPGEHWRYGFAAALLVMAASAALLWGGFRRSGWWWGRAHIRRRRRGPAPQARAHPPQAQAQDGRPPARP; encoded by the coding sequence ATGACGCTGCCCTCGGTGCGCCCGTCCGAGCCGGGAGGCGGTGCGCCCGTCCCGGCACGGGTCTGGGTCGACGGCACCGACGGCTGGCGGCCCTGGCGCGACGGCGGGGCGAGCGACCTGCGCGACGGCGTCCACGGCCTCCACGGGCCCGCGTGGGTGGTGGCCGAGGACGCCCCCGGGCTGCTGGCGGCGTGCGGGCTGCTCGGGGTGCACCCGCGGACCGTGGCCGTCGTCGGCCGCCACGTCCAGGCCGGCGGTCACCGCCGGGTGCGGGTCGAGCGCGGCGCCGGGGACGACGTCGTGCTCACGCTCCCGACCGTCTCCTTCGTCGCGCAGGACCGCGACGTGCGCACCGGCTGGGTCACCGGGCTCCTGAGCGGGGGGACGGTGGTCATGCTCGAGGAGGGTGACGCCGGGGCCGTCGCCGCCGCGGCGACCGGTCTGGTGGCCGACGGCTCCCGCGCGCACCACGCCGTCCACGCCGTCCTCGCGGGGGTGCTCCGCGCCGTCGTGGCGGCCGCGTTCGACGTCGAGGACGACGTCGCCGACGCCGTGACGGAGACCGAGAAGCTGGTCTTCTCCTCCGACCCGGGCGACGGGGTCGCGGAGGACGTCTACGCCCTCAAGCGGGAGATCGCCGAGGCGCGTCGTGCGCTCATGCCGCTGACCGGGGCCCTGCCGGAGCTCGTCGAGGAGCTCTCGTCCACCGGGGAGGAGAGCCGCGAGACGGCGTGGCTCGCCCGGGCGCAGGCCGCCGTCGACCGGCTCGACGGGCGCCTGGACCAGCACGACGGACTGCTCTCCGACATGCTCTCGGTCCACCTCGCCCGGGTCTCGGTGCAGCAGAACGAGGACATGCGCCGCATCTCCGCGTGGGCGGCGATCATCGCCGTGCCGACGTTCGTCGCCGGGCTCTACGGCATGAACTTCGAGTTCATCCCGGGGGAGCACTGGCGCTACGGGTTCGCGGCCGCGCTGCTCGTCATGGCCGCGTCGGCGGCGCTGCTCTGGGGTGGGTTCCGGCGGTCCGGCTGGTGGTGGGGGCGTGCGCACATTCGCCGACGGCGGCGCGGACCGGCGCCGCAGGCCCGCGCCCACCCGCCGCAGGCCCAGGCCCAGGACGGCCGACCGCCCGCGCGGCCGTGA
- a CDS encoding M20 family metallopeptidase: MLTDARALAPGLASLRHDLHRVPEIGLDLPLTQQLVLAALDGLGLEVSLGRGLTSVTAVLRGARPGPAVLLRGDMDALPVTEDSGEPFTSTHDGVMHACGHDLHVAGLVGAARLLAARRDELAGDVVLMFQPGEEGQHGARLMIEEGVLDAAGDRVVAAYGVHVVSSLERTGVVTGRPGTAMAAADQMYVRVHGRGGHGSTPHHAADPVTVAAEIVLALQTAVTRQFDAHDPVVVTVGRLAAGTIDNVIPETAELDATVRTFSPEHHAVIPERLTRVVEHVAAAHGLTAEVDYVRGYPVTVNDAAEVERAARLTAAIVGQGAWREAPRPISGAEDFSYVLEQVPGAFVFVGATPPDLDPATAAYNHSPHARFDDDALPVSAALLAGLALDRLAQG, encoded by the coding sequence CTGCTCACGGACGCCCGGGCCCTCGCGCCCGGGCTCGCGTCCCTGCGCCACGACCTGCACCGGGTCCCCGAGATCGGCCTCGACCTGCCGCTCACGCAGCAGCTCGTGCTCGCCGCGCTCGACGGGCTCGGCCTGGAGGTCTCCCTCGGGCGCGGCCTGACGTCCGTGACAGCGGTCCTGCGCGGCGCGCGGCCCGGGCCCGCCGTGCTGCTGCGGGGGGACATGGACGCCCTGCCGGTCACCGAGGACTCGGGCGAGCCCTTCACCAGCACGCACGACGGCGTCATGCACGCGTGCGGCCACGACCTGCACGTCGCAGGCCTGGTGGGCGCCGCTCGCCTGCTGGCCGCGCGCCGGGACGAGCTCGCGGGCGACGTCGTGCTCATGTTCCAGCCGGGCGAGGAGGGTCAGCACGGCGCACGCCTGATGATCGAGGAGGGCGTGCTCGACGCGGCCGGGGACCGCGTCGTCGCCGCGTACGGGGTGCACGTGGTGTCGTCCCTCGAGCGGACCGGCGTCGTCACGGGGCGTCCCGGCACGGCCATGGCCGCGGCGGACCAGATGTACGTCCGGGTGCACGGCCGGGGCGGGCACGGGTCGACGCCGCACCACGCCGCGGACCCGGTCACCGTGGCCGCCGAGATCGTCCTCGCGCTCCAGACCGCCGTCACGCGGCAGTTCGACGCGCACGACCCGGTGGTCGTGACGGTCGGCCGCCTGGCCGCCGGGACGATCGACAACGTCATCCCCGAGACGGCCGAGCTCGACGCGACCGTCCGGACCTTCTCCCCCGAGCACCACGCGGTGATCCCCGAGCGCCTGACCCGGGTGGTCGAGCACGTCGCCGCGGCGCACGGGCTCACGGCCGAGGTGGACTACGTGCGCGGGTACCCCGTGACCGTCAACGACGCCGCCGAGGTCGAGCGCGCCGCGCGCCTCACCGCCGCGATCGTGGGCCAGGGTGCGTGGCGGGAGGCGCCGCGGCCGATCTCGGGCGCCGAGGACTTCTCCTACGTGCTCGAGCAGGTGCCGGGGGCGTTCGTGTTCGTCGGCGCGACGCCGCCCGACCTCGACCCCGCGACCGCGGCGTACAACCACTCGCCCCACGCCCGGTTCGACGACGACGCGCTCCCCGTGTCCGCGGCGCTGCTCGCGGGGCTCGCGCTGGACCGGCTCGCGCAGGGCTGA
- a CDS encoding MFS transporter produces MFRARRQGLGPAFTNLFTANLSSSLGDGISRVAAPLLAARLTDDPLLVAGVTVAAMLPWLLLAIPAGVLVDRVDRRHALGFANGARTAAALALVLLVATGTLTIWWLLAVVFVYGALETVYDGAVRAVVPSLVGRTDLHRANSRIEAGELVVQNFAAAPLTSWLFAAAVVAPLGLGAAVFALAAVLAFLLPAAAAGTHRASTSEPAVRWYRQLVDGYRFIRGNRMLLTLWLLSTATGLCFAAATATWVVFVLDRLAVPEAWFGSVLLAGAVGGILGTLVVGRLATAFGTGPVMAVANLVASAALIGVGAVPTLWVGVAGFALTSAAITVWNVLVVSLRQSLVPSALLGRVHGTWRTLLWGTTPVGALLGGLLARVDLALPLLVGGVVATALALALFRFLAGLPDPAEVAPDTVGA; encoded by the coding sequence ATGTTCAGGGCGCGTCGGCAGGGTCTCGGGCCGGCGTTCACCAACCTGTTCACGGCGAACCTCAGCTCGAGCCTCGGGGACGGCATCAGCCGCGTCGCAGCCCCGCTGCTCGCGGCGCGGCTGACGGACGACCCGCTCCTGGTCGCGGGCGTCACGGTCGCGGCCATGCTGCCGTGGCTGCTGCTGGCCATCCCCGCCGGCGTCCTCGTCGACCGGGTCGACCGCCGGCACGCGCTCGGGTTCGCGAACGGCGCCCGGACCGCGGCGGCCCTCGCGCTCGTCCTCCTCGTCGCGACCGGGACCCTGACGATCTGGTGGCTGCTCGCCGTCGTCTTCGTCTACGGCGCGCTGGAGACCGTCTACGACGGCGCGGTGCGCGCCGTCGTCCCGAGCCTCGTCGGGCGGACGGACCTGCACCGGGCGAACTCCCGGATCGAGGCGGGCGAGCTCGTCGTGCAGAACTTTGCCGCCGCACCGCTGACGTCGTGGCTCTTCGCGGCCGCCGTCGTGGCCCCGCTGGGCCTCGGCGCGGCGGTCTTCGCTCTCGCCGCCGTGCTCGCGTTCCTGCTGCCCGCCGCGGCGGCGGGCACGCACCGCGCCTCGACGAGCGAGCCGGCCGTCCGCTGGTACCGCCAGCTCGTGGACGGCTACCGGTTCATCCGGGGGAATCGGATGCTCCTGACCCTGTGGCTGCTCAGCACCGCCACGGGCCTGTGCTTCGCCGCCGCGACGGCGACCTGGGTGGTGTTCGTGCTCGACCGCCTCGCGGTGCCGGAGGCCTGGTTCGGGTCCGTCCTGCTGGCCGGCGCGGTCGGCGGCATCCTCGGGACCCTCGTCGTCGGGCGGCTGGCCACAGCCTTCGGGACCGGCCCGGTCATGGCGGTGGCCAACCTCGTGGCGAGCGCCGCCCTGATCGGCGTGGGCGCGGTGCCCACCCTCTGGGTCGGCGTCGCCGGTTTCGCCCTCACGTCCGCGGCCATCACGGTGTGGAACGTGCTCGTCGTCTCGCTGCGGCAGAGCCTCGTCCCGAGCGCCCTGCTGGGGCGGGTGCACGGGACCTGGCGCACGCTGCTGTGGGGCACGACGCCGGTCGGCGCCCTGCTCGGCGGCCTGCTGGCGCGCGTCGACCTCGCACTGCCGCTCCTCGTGGGCGGGGTGGTCGCGACGGCGCTCGCGCTGGCGCTCTTCCGGTTCCTCGCGGGCCTGCCCGACCCCGCCGAGGTCGCGCCCGATACGGTCGGGGCGTGA